Proteins encoded in a region of the Ornithodoros turicata isolate Travis chromosome 3, ASM3712646v1, whole genome shotgun sequence genome:
- the LOC135388184 gene encoding uncharacterized protein LOC135388184 has translation MDKLLFCLAICCAVSCVSCQDGVDLCNESLDQCYDEEVRGILGDIQERFHSNIGALCSDLRNATLSRCASTEATCGAPNPWKYPVGLVIGSLCTDDNIRQFSSPLVPADQCFHINYTFACIAKHVNNYNSLTEYIRSHKNNETCRRLVKSVTDCVTATFTACPNPNKLKPMYKALLTLAHHTLTVTGCDVQGVSSGADTDTIARESECNIQMTWMQSCVKSIINPTTVAHHLLEKAYLTYDGSDQDFCKDYKDILDCKKNLTTGHCYSEGTRAALAKNIYAFSMARDFLCDNKAENLKAFKDALRTHNCHFNDDVLEGCATEFVDAVTTMEASEHNATRAFHAQLLCMKKEFETCKAAPFHNISMSFANAARAAFTSAMTKTITMTNTTASDAAMQQMSIYPVITLLAATGLSILRF, from the exons ATGGACAAGTTACTCTTCTGCCTCGCCATCTGCTGTGCAG TGAGCTGCGTGAGTTGTCAAGACGGCGTTGACTTGTGTAATGAATCACTGGACCAGTGCTACGACGAGGAGGTCCGTGGAATTTTAGGTGATATTCAAGAGCGGTTTCACTCCAATATAGGTGCACTGTGTAG CGATCTCAGAAATGCGACCCTGTCGCGCTGCGCGAGCACAGAAGCGACCTGCGGGGCCCCAAATCCTTGGAAATATCCCGTCGGGCTCGTTATTGGGTCCCTGTGCACCGACGACAACATCC GACAATTTTCGTCGCCCTTGGTGCCAGCCGACCAATGCTTCCACATCAATTATACGTTTGCCTGCATTGCGAAGCACGTCAACAATTACAACTCCCTCACAGAGTACATCAGATCTCACAAAAACAACGAGACCTGCAG GCGTCTCGTGAAATCCGTGACCGACTGCGTCACGGCCACCTTCACTGCCTGCCCCAACCCGAATAAGTTGAAGCCAATGTACAAGGCTTTACTTACACTTGCACATCACACCCTCACCGTCACAGGATGCGACGTCCAGGGTGTAAGTAGCG GGGCTGATACCGATACAATTGCCCGAGAGAGCGAGTGCAACATTCAGATGACCTGGATGCAAAGCTGCGTGAAGAGCATCATCAACCCAACCACGGTGGCACACCATCTTCTCGAAAAAGCGTACTTGACGTATGATGGCAGCGACCAGGACTTCTGCAA AGACTACAAGGACATCCTGGACTGCAAAAAGAATCTAACAACTGGGCACTGCTATTCGGAGGGTACACGTGCCGCCCTTGCAAAGAATATTTACGCGTTCTCAATGGCGCGCGATTTTCTCTGTGATAATAAGGCCGAAAACCTGAAAG CCTTTAAAGATGCGCTGAGGACGCACAACTGTCATTTCAACGACGATGTGCTCGAAGGTTGTGCAACCGAGTTTGTCGATGCGGTCACTACAATGGAGGCGTCTGAACACAATGCGACCAG AGCCTTCCATGCTCAACTACTCTGCATGAAAAAAGAGTTCGAAACTTGTAAGGCTGCTCCATTCCACAACATATCTATGTCATTTGCGAACGCTGCCAGAGCTGCCTTCACTTCAGCAATGACCAAGACTATAACAATGACCAACACTACAGCTTCCGACGCCGCCATGCAGCAAATGTCCATATATCCTGTGATCACGTTGCTTGCAGCGAC